One stretch of Aquimarina sp. Aq107 DNA includes these proteins:
- a CDS encoding DNA polymerase III subunit alpha — protein MYLNCHSYYSLRFGTFSEITLLELAKENKVDAIALTDINNTSACLNFIRKAKEYKIKPIVGIDFRNNHQQLYVGIAKNNEGYKELNDFLSYHFHNKIEFPKNAPLFNNVFIIYPFKLIIETKKNNFLSNEFIGISIKDLAKLRFSKYLKLEKKLVTLQPVTFRTKKDFNAHRLLRAIDNNILLSRLPEDQQACFSEKMIPNDEIKKQFIEFDFIIKNTEIILNQCNVSFNFSKNKPSLNQKTYTGSIEEDNILLKKLCKKGLPYRYNKPTKKVLDRLKKELDLITKMNFVSYFLINWRIISYAQEKGYYYVGRGSGANSIVAYLLKITDVDPIELDLYFERFINSHRTSPPDFDIDFSWRDRQDITRFIFSEFENVALLGAYVTFHYKGAVRELGKVFGLPKFEIDKLSEGNYDYNSLDHIHKLVIVYSQLIQGIPNYISIHASGILISDRSLHNYAATDIPPKGFPTVQFDMIIAEDLGLYKFDILGQRGLAKIKEAIKIIEYNQPEKANFDIHDIDSFKKDPNINGLIRDAKCLACFYVESPAMRMLLSKLKTDNYLGLVAASSIIRPGVAKSGMMREYILREHDIERRKNSHPIMLDLMKETYGIMVYQEDVIKVAHLFAKLTLDEADVLRRGMSGKFRSRKEFKEVQKKFIQNCKNEGYEDKLIFEIWDQVASFAGYAFPKGHSASYAVESYQSLFLKAYFPLEYLVATLNNGGGFYRPEVYLHEAKLLGAKILTPCINISKYEHILINNDIYLGLSILRNLDYKTSELILSERKQHGTYLSLNNFIDRVPISIEQISILIKIGAFAYTQKNKHELLWEAHFKLNTTLPDQNQPVLFEEKHTKYQLPKFQTSKLENAFEQIESFGFPICGYYEILVSKPMNQNRANQFKNFINKKIDIYGYLIAMKNTRTSKGKRMAFGTFLDQFGDVFDTVLFPPIQEKYKLRHKGVYRMYGKVVQEFGFLSIEIIKIVKQDYIQDPRYT, from the coding sequence GTGTATCTTAATTGTCATTCATATTACAGTTTACGATTCGGAACTTTTTCTGAAATAACATTATTAGAACTTGCTAAAGAAAATAAAGTAGACGCTATAGCTTTAACAGATATTAATAATACATCAGCTTGTTTAAACTTTATTAGAAAAGCAAAAGAGTATAAAATCAAACCTATTGTAGGTATTGATTTTAGAAATAATCATCAACAACTATATGTTGGTATTGCTAAAAACAACGAAGGATATAAAGAATTAAATGATTTTTTATCCTACCATTTTCATAATAAAATTGAGTTTCCTAAAAACGCTCCGCTATTCAATAATGTTTTTATCATATACCCTTTTAAACTAATTATAGAAACAAAAAAAAATAATTTTTTATCAAATGAATTTATAGGTATTTCTATAAAAGATTTAGCGAAACTTAGGTTTTCAAAGTATCTAAAACTAGAAAAAAAACTTGTTACACTACAACCTGTAACTTTTAGAACTAAAAAAGATTTTAATGCGCATCGTTTACTAAGAGCTATCGATAATAATATTCTATTGAGTCGTTTACCAGAGGATCAACAAGCATGCTTTTCAGAAAAAATGATCCCCAATGATGAAATTAAAAAACAATTTATTGAATTTGATTTTATTATAAAAAATACCGAAATCATACTAAATCAATGTAATGTAAGTTTCAATTTTTCTAAAAACAAACCTTCATTAAATCAAAAAACCTATACGGGAAGTATAGAAGAAGATAATATCTTATTAAAAAAATTATGTAAAAAGGGCCTTCCCTATCGATATAATAAACCAACAAAAAAAGTACTCGATAGATTAAAAAAAGAACTTGATTTAATTACCAAAATGAATTTTGTTTCTTATTTCTTAATTAACTGGAGAATTATTTCTTACGCTCAGGAAAAAGGGTATTACTATGTTGGTCGTGGTAGTGGTGCTAATAGCATAGTAGCTTATCTTCTAAAAATTACAGATGTAGACCCTATCGAATTAGACTTATATTTCGAAAGATTTATAAATTCACATCGTACTAGTCCTCCAGACTTTGATATTGATTTTTCTTGGAGAGATAGACAGGATATTACACGATTTATATTTTCAGAATTCGAAAATGTCGCATTACTAGGGGCATATGTAACTTTCCATTATAAAGGAGCTGTAAGAGAGTTAGGTAAAGTATTTGGTTTACCCAAATTCGAAATCGATAAACTCAGTGAAGGTAACTACGATTACAATTCTTTAGATCATATCCATAAACTAGTAATTGTTTATAGTCAACTTATACAAGGAATTCCCAATTATATAAGTATTCATGCAAGTGGTATATTGATTAGTGATAGATCACTTCATAATTATGCAGCTACCGATATACCTCCCAAGGGTTTTCCTACTGTACAATTTGATATGATCATTGCAGAAGATCTTGGACTATATAAGTTTGATATTTTGGGGCAACGTGGACTTGCTAAGATTAAAGAAGCAATAAAGATTATTGAATACAATCAACCAGAAAAGGCAAACTTTGATATTCACGATATAGATAGCTTTAAAAAAGACCCTAATATCAATGGTCTAATAAGAGATGCAAAATGTCTTGCTTGTTTTTATGTAGAATCTCCTGCAATGCGTATGCTGTTAAGTAAACTTAAAACCGATAATTATTTAGGATTAGTTGCTGCAAGTTCTATTATACGACCTGGAGTTGCTAAAAGTGGGATGATGCGTGAATATATCTTACGAGAACACGATATCGAAAGACGAAAAAACTCGCATCCTATTATGTTGGATCTCATGAAAGAAACTTATGGAATTATGGTATACCAAGAAGATGTTATAAAGGTAGCGCATCTTTTTGCCAAACTAACCCTTGATGAAGCTGATGTGTTACGCAGAGGAATGAGTGGTAAATTTAGATCTCGTAAAGAATTTAAAGAAGTTCAAAAAAAATTTATTCAAAACTGCAAAAATGAAGGATATGAAGATAAATTAATTTTTGAAATATGGGATCAAGTAGCCAGTTTTGCTGGATACGCTTTTCCAAAAGGGCATTCTGCTTCTTATGCAGTAGAAAGCTATCAAAGTTTATTTCTAAAAGCCTATTTCCCTCTAGAATATCTTGTAGCTACATTAAATAATGGAGGCGGATTTTATCGACCAGAAGTATATCTACATGAAGCTAAGCTACTAGGGGCAAAAATCCTAACTCCATGTATAAACATTAGCAAATACGAACACATTCTTATAAATAATGATATTTACCTAGGATTAAGCATCTTACGTAACTTAGATTATAAAACTTCAGAACTTATACTATCAGAACGCAAACAACATGGAACTTACTTGTCACTTAACAATTTTATCGATAGAGTACCTATAAGCATTGAACAAATAAGTATACTGATTAAAATAGGCGCATTTGCATACACACAAAAGAACAAACACGAATTATTATGGGAGGCACATTTTAAATTGAATACTACTTTACCTGACCAGAATCAACCTGTTTTGTTTGAAGAAAAACACACTAAATATCAATTACCAAAGTTTCAAACATCAAAATTAGAAAATGCCTTTGAACAAATTGAATCTTTTGGATTTCCAATTTGTGGATATTACGAAATACTGGTATCAAAACCTATGAATCAAAATCGAGCTAATCAATTCAAAAATTTTATTAATAAAAAGATTGATATCTATGGGTATTTAATTGCTATGAAAAATACTAGAACTTCAAAAGGTAAGCGTATGGCATTTGGTACTTTTTTAGATCAATTTGGGGATGTTTTTGATACGGTTTTATTTCCTCCTATACAGGAAAAATATAAACTTAGACATAAAGGGGTTTATCGTATGTATGGTAAAGTAGTACAAGAATTTGGTTTTTTAAGTATTGAAATTATAAAGATTGTAAAACAAGATTACATTCAAGACCCCAGATACACATAG
- a CDS encoding LytTR family DNA-binding domain-containing protein, translating into MILNLQALKETRVSIKIKSAFLISFIFGALVFLLLLLFQPFEYRSYPLFRVFSDSLLTAFLVFVITFITRVIIPSFSNIGLDNSSTNPTFYIYTKSIVLDISIFLVLSFIINLLVGGFNNHDYLDWLVSTLKYIMIFEVLFIPLSLFIKRYIVLDTFFRNTNYSIPSESVPLDFSLKKEVLLSSGLDKEEFLVYPGAILAIKSSGNYVEIFYFNKGEVCSFLLRNTLANVGDKLIEYPFLFRCHRSYLVNTKMVEKIKGNARGYQLTITGLSIKIPVSRSKITWFNKILQS; encoded by the coding sequence ATGATACTTAATTTACAAGCACTGAAAGAGACAAGAGTTTCAATAAAAATAAAAAGCGCATTTTTAATATCATTTATATTTGGTGCTTTAGTTTTCTTATTGTTATTATTATTTCAACCGTTTGAATATAGATCTTATCCATTATTTAGAGTTTTTAGTGATTCTTTACTTACAGCGTTTTTAGTATTTGTAATAACTTTTATAACAAGAGTTATAATACCATCTTTCTCTAATATTGGACTAGATAATTCTAGTACTAATCCTACTTTTTATATATATACTAAATCTATTGTATTAGATATTTCGATATTTCTAGTATTATCGTTTATTATTAATTTATTAGTTGGAGGATTCAATAATCATGATTATTTAGATTGGTTAGTATCTACGTTAAAATATATAATGATTTTTGAGGTCTTATTTATTCCTCTCTCTTTATTTATAAAACGTTATATAGTATTAGATACATTTTTTAGAAATACTAATTATTCGATACCATCAGAATCTGTACCGTTAGATTTTTCTTTGAAAAAAGAAGTTTTACTTAGTTCTGGATTAGATAAAGAAGAGTTTTTAGTATATCCTGGTGCAATTTTGGCAATTAAAAGTAGTGGTAATTATGTTGAGATTTTTTATTTTAATAAAGGAGAAGTTTGTAGTTTTTTACTTAGAAATACATTAGCTAATGTTGGTGATAAATTGATAGAGTACCCATTTTTATTTAGATGTCATCGCTCTTATTTAGTTAACACAAAAATGGTAGAGAAGATAAAAGGAAATGCGAGAGGATATCAATTAACTATAACTGGATTGAGTATTAAAATCCCAGTTTCTAGGTCTAAAATAACTTGGTTTAATAAAATTTTACAAAGTTAG